GCTATTACCACAGAATGGGAAGATTTTTCATCCGATGAGTACGAACAAGTGGGTCTGACTGATTTGAATATTGACGAGACCGGCAGGAGGCTCCTTTCCAACTCGCCTCGAGCCCGCGGCTGCTATGCGGGTCGTCTTTTCCATCCTCCTCGCAGTCAGCTTGACCTACTCCGTCAGCGTGAATGTAGCGAAAAGGAGTTTCTCCTTCATAAGCAATAGGATTGAAAATGCCCCCAAGTTCACCTTTCGCGCTGGGGGGAGAAGCAAAAACCACGGGAGGAAAATTAGTGCTTCACAAGGAAACGTAATTTACAAgcaaataaaggaaagggatGTCCCCTTCAAGTTTTACAACATCGGGGATTCCTTCTATGGGAGGATACTCAgcataagtaaaaaaaatataaaactgGACATTTTGTGTGACAGGAAGGCATACTTAAATACATCCGAATTTTTCCGTTCATCTACTTTACACAAATATGTTTTTGCGCTGTTAAAGGTACACAACATCATTCGGGTGAAAATTAAATACATTCAAAGGGTTCATCAGAAGATCGGAGTGCAGATCCAAAAGTACAGCTACGAGGAAATTTTGTCGTCCTTTAATGATGGGCGAAGTTTAATCAACGCGAAGATTTTGGATGTCCTTGACGACCATGTGTTGCTTTATTTGGCACCTCAGGTTCATGCAAGGTTGCTCCTGAAAGTGGGGGAGCGTGCGGATGACTACAGGGCAGGAAATGACCTACTCGTACGGATTGACCGTTTCGATGAGCAACGCGGGGAGTTGTATGTACGCGTTCCATAGGGGATGGACAAACCATTTGATGGCCGCTTCAATTATTCCCGTTTTACTCACACCCCCCCGGTAAGGTTCTTAAGCACTTCCGCGAGGTACTCTTCCGTCAGGCTCTCCACAGGGACATCCCGAAGGCTCCCCTCGAGGAGATCTACCTTCCTACGAACCGAGTCATTGACCATAGAAATAATGTTGCAGTAGTCAGACGTGCCAGTCGTCTCAGAATTAAAAGAAGAGTTAGAATTACTAATGAAATTAAGTATCGTTTCCTTGATGGTCTTTTCGTTTAAGATGGATAGCTTGTCCTTTAGTTGGCAATAATTGAAAAGAATATCAAATACCTTGTTGTattcatttatattttccatgttAGTGAGATCCTTTTGATCCATGTTAGTAGGTTCCATCCCTATGGTGGTGGTTCCCCGTTCATCCTTGGTCCCTCCgcttgttttccccttttttctgtaaaacGTGAGGAACTCGGATGGATTTCCGACCCGGCTAGCGAATGTCGAGCCAAACAACTGTGTGTTAATAATGTTAATGTCTTCGTACTCAACCTTTAATTTGATTAGCGGCTTGTCGTAcagtactttttttattttcaacaaATCGAATGTATCGCTTGGGGTGGAGAAGGCGACATGGATGAAGGTGCTGGAGTAGAACTCTTCGTCCTGAAGGCCACAAAGGAAGTGCGTTACATCCTGATCTGAAATGACTGAGTCGAAGTACTCGTCCAGGAGTTCCCGTTTGGTGAACACTTCGTTCGACAGGGTGTCGTGTCCTTCGGAAAGGTAGAAGCGAGACTCCTCATCCTTTCTTCCAGTGTTCTTTACCCCAATATGGTTTGCACCAATATGGTCTGCACCAAAATggttcttccccttcacgTCTACCCCCCGGTGGATACCGCCCCGGTCCCCCCGTAAGAAAGCCCGCCTGAACAAGTAGTAGCGCTTCATCTGCTCACGAAAACTCATCTGAAATGTCTCCAGAATGCCGCTAACCTGTTCATGCAAAAACTGCTTAAGCACAGATTCCTCGTTAAAATTTAAGTGGTAGTTGGTTAATCTGATATCTTTAAGCTCAAATGGCCTGACGCTTTCCAGTTGGATTTTCAAAAATCGAAACCTTTCTTTCTTAATTTCTAGCAACCCGATGTACTTATCTCCGTATTCATTTGCACAGAGAGATGTCCGTACAGATGAACCCAAttgcaaggagaaaaaagattgGAATGAACTTTCCTCCAAGTAAGGTTTCGAAAAATGTTCATGTCCCCATATGACTAAGTCTACAAAACTGGGAATGAAGGATtctttaataaaattttttaagtcaTTTCCATATGCACATCTCATGTGTCTATTTTGATGTAAGACGAGGATGTTGATTCTACTGGTATAGTCACTTGGCAGCATGAACTTGATTTGTTTCTCTTCGAATGCTCTATGTAGACGCTCATCCTTAATCCATCCGATGGCATAAATAGCTATTTTGGTATCTTCCTTGTTTAGCAGTACTGGTTTCACCAGAATTTTGTTCAGAGTGCTTTTGCCAATATAGTTGATGAGGTTTCCAACATGCAATATGTCCAGAGGACTGATGTAGTCACAGCTGTAGGGGTAGTCGTGATTCCCGTGTAtcgtaaaaaaggggatagcCGTTTCgaccttttccttcacggAACACATGCGTACTACATCATACGGGGGATCTTTCTCTCTGAAGATGCTTCTATCACTATGGCTGCTCTCTTTACTATGATTGCTCTCCCCACTACGATTGCGTCTATCACTACGATTGCGTCTATCACTTCGGGTGCTCTCCTCACTATGACTGTTCTCCTCATTCAGGTCAAGCTTCTCATCCCCACCATACCATTTATAATCACAGCTGTGCACCTCCTTAAGGAGCGCCTTCCGAGGATGTGCTCCTCGCACTGGAGAAGCTTCTGCCGATTCAGTACCCCCCTGGGCATCCTCGTAACGACTCACATGACAGTACCTCCTAATAATCCCCATGGACTTAAAAAGTGTGTATTCAGAAACTTTATTTTTGTGGAATAGATCACCACTATTAAGTATCATATCTACATTTAAATGTTTCGCAACGAAAAGTATTTCTTCAAACGAGTTGAATGTATCCTTCCTTTGCACTGCATTGTTTTCCTTGTACCCTAAGTGGTTATCCGTGCATAGTAAAATCTTTAATGTATCTGGTTCATTCCTTCGGAGtcgattttttatttcttccaaatttaAGTTTTTTagctttccattttcttcttcctcctttacacTATTGTACTTTGTTCCTTTGCGTTTGCGCACTGGGGAGGTGTCCGATGATTGGTATTTTCCCTCCGACTTGGCGTCCTCCTCTTCCGTATTCATCTTCCCTCCGTTTTTACACAATCTCCACTGTGCTGATGGACTGTACATGGAATCATCCTTCTGATCGTTTCCTTCATCCAAGGAGTgctttgttctttccttgttactctcctttttcaaaGTCCCTCTCCAGACACCCCCTGTGGGGATACTTCCTCTCGGTTCCTCTTCATCTGCGCCGTCTATGGAGATACCCCACTGTGATGAACCCCCTTTCGAGGCAAAACTAATGGACTGATCATTCTGCCTCCTCAGTAGGGGGCGAAATGAGTGGTCACTAATCGGATCATTTTGATAATTCATTTGATCATCGCGCTTCCTTTCGATGCGCCCCCTTGTGGAACCATTCCTTCTAATCTTCTCCTCCAAATTGATCCTCCTTTTAGCCTCCACATCAGACTCGCTACCCGCCTGGAGAGATGCCCCGTCAGTCCCCTCCTTGGTTGATGTCCTCTGTCGTTCTTCCTGTATAAAATATCTTCTAATATCGTTTACATTATCAGAGGCCCCTTTTCCATGCTGTATTTTCCTGGTGCGCCTTTTTAGTTGTGGTCCCTTGTGAGTGGAGCGAAGGTCCAATTTCTTATTAGGAGTGGAAACCTCCTCCAAATTTATATCTCCACCATGGTTCTCACCACTCATATATTCACCTTTCTCACACACCTGGTCTTGTTTATCCTCCCCCTTCAGAATAAGCTCGCTCGTTCTCTGTAACCTGCTGTATAGACTCTTTAATGATAAAACCTTCGTTCGATTTCCTTCCATATTGGTTTGGTTGTCATTTCTGTTTCTGCCGATCGGAGGTGAGTCCGAGGGGTATCCCTCACTGGACTTCCCATCACTCTGGTTGTGATGGATTCCACGATGCATCTTCCTCCTGGGGGTACCCCTCAAGAGAGGCCGACGTCTTGAGGAAAAGTCCCATTCGCCGCCCCCATCCATGAGGTTCCCTTGTTCACCTACGGTTAAGGTTCTGATCCAATGGAACTGCACATCAGTTGAAAAGGCGAAAGTTTGATGATAGCTACTCACCCATTTGCGACGCCAGTGCTCAGGCAAAGGTAGCGTCGATGGAGGGATGATCACAACGTGAGAAACACCCCCCCTTCCTCCAACTTTGCTAAGCGtaaggagggagaaaaaaaaaaaaaaaaaaaaaagaaaaagaaaaagaacgcgACAAGGAGGGGCACATCACTTATTCATACGTGCATGTGCGTATTTTTTAGGAGGAGCACGTTGTACGGATGAGTGAAGGGTAGAGAAAAGTATGGCTCACACAGGACCGAGAGAACTCAACCCCGAAATGGTGATCCATAGTGGGTTCTCCACAAACAGATGCACACCCCATTTTTCTTGGGAAGGACACAAACAGAGGAGTGTAACATCACCTCTACCTCTGCTCAAACTTCCTGAACCTCCAAATGGCATTCAACCGTAGAGTGGAAATGCAAAGCTTACTGCAAAACGATCTTCACACCATGTACATTATATGGCAGCTGAGTAATCATGttttgatgaattttttttttttttttcttcttttaaagGAATGTTCTTCGGGGTGATAGGATTGTTAAGTTGTCCCCACTGGACGATGCAGTTGGTTTAATCCCGcgtggtggaaaaaaaaaaaaaaaaaaaaaaaaaaaaaaaaaaacacacacacaggaGGGTGGAGGTACACGGCTGGGTCATGAAACATTGGAAATGCGCCATTGGAGGCGAAGCAGTGTATTCGTCACTTTCGAAAAAACTTAATCGgcgggaagaagaagtatgtAGAGTAGTACACCTTAAAGAGGTTCATCTCATGGATGACGTCGAGGGAGGCATATGTAAGGAGAACGAACATTGCGAGCCACATGTTCCTCGCCCTCCTTGGCATATACCTGTTGGTGGAGTATCTACACAGAAGGAACAAGGCAAAGGtaatcaaaaaaataaaaaaggaaaaggccaCCCCTTCATACACATACTGAGCACTGGTGGAACggtaaatatatttgtgcAGTATGGAATCTAGGTTCTTCGCTGTGTTGTACAGTTCAACTTTGTTAATGAGACAGTGGAATATCCCACTCAACGAGGATAGGAATAATGCGTATGAACAGACAAACATGAGGGAGGGGTATCTCTGGACTAGTTGTAAAATGACATACAAAAGGGagaacaacacaaccaacccgATGGTGATGAAGTatttctgtatttttttttctgggtaATTATCTTCCAAAGGTGTGGGAGAACCACTAGCACCGCCACCCCTGTTATGCTTCTGAATAAAATCTAAGAAATACTTCTCAAGCATTTTGTTATTCATCTCTCCTTTGTCCTTCTCGCTTACCCCCTTCATCTTTAAGTAATCT
The Plasmodium knowlesi strain H genome assembly, chromosome: 2 DNA segment above includes these coding regions:
- a CDS encoding double-strand break repair protein MRE11, putative — its product is MDGGGEWDFSSRRRPLLRGTPRRKMHRGIHHNQSDGKSSEGYPSDSPPIGRNRNDNQTNMEGNRTKVLSLKSLYSRLQRTSELILKGEDKQDQVCEKGEYMSGENHGGDINLEEVSTPNKKLDLRSTHKGPQLKRRTRKIQHGKGASDNVNDIRRYFIQEERQRTSTKEGTDGASLQAGSESDVEAKRRINLEEKIRRNGSTRGRIERKRDDQMNYQNDPISDHSFRPLLRRQNDQSISFASKGGSSQWGISIDGADEEEPRGSIPTGGVWRGTLKKESNKERTKHSLDEGNDQKDDSMYSPSAQWRLCKNGGKMNTEEEDAKSEGKYQSSDTSPVRKRKGTKYNSVKEEEENGKLKNLNLEEIKNRLRRNEPDTLKILLCTDNHLGYKENNAVQRKDTFNSFEEILFVAKHLNVDMILNSGDLFHKNKVSEYTLFKSMGIIRRYCHVSRYEDAQGGTESAEASPVRGAHPRKALLKEVHSCDYKWYGGDEKLDLNEENSHSEESTRSDRRNRSDRRNRSGESNHSKESSHSDRSIFREKDPPYDVVRMCSVKEKVETAIPFFTIHGNHDYPYSCDYISPLDILHVGNLINYIGKSTLNKILVKPVLLNKEDTKIAIYAIGWIKDERLHRAFEEKQIKFMLPSDYTSRINILVLHQNRHMRCAYGNDLKNFIKESFIPSFVDLVIWGHEHFSKPYLEESSFQSFFSLQLGSSVRTSLCANEYGDKYIGLLEIKKERFRFLKIQLESVRPFELKDIRLTNYHLNFNEESVLKQFLHEQVSGILETFQMSFREQMKRYYLFRRAFLRGDRGGIHRGVDVKGKNHFGADHIGANHIGVKNTGRKDEESRFYLSEGHDTLSNEVFTKRELLDEYFDSVISDQDVTHFLCGLQDEEFYSSTFIHVAFSTPSDTFDLLKIKKVLYDKPLIKLKVEYEDINIINTQLFGSTFASRVGNPSEFLTFYRKKGKTSGGTKDERGTTTIGMEPTNMDQKDLTNMENINEYNKVFDILFNYCQLKDKLSILNEKTIKETILNFISNSNSSFNSETTGTSDYCNIISMVNDSVRRKVDLLEGSLRDVPVESLTEEYLAEVLKNLTGGV